The Egibacteraceae bacterium genome contains the following window.
GCCGAGCTGCATCATGAGCGCCGCGTCGGCGGGGGTGGCGATCCCCCCCGCGGTGAAGAGCACGACCGGCAGCTTGCCGGTCTCGGCCACCTCGGTCACGAGCTCGACCGGGGCGCGCAGGTCACGCGCCTCGGCGTAGCGCTCCTCCTCGCTCAGGCCGGCGAGGCGGCGGATGCCGCCGGTGATGGACCGCATGTGGCGGACGGCCTCGACGACGTTGCCCGTGCCGGCCTCGCCCTTGGAGCGGACCATGGCCGCGCCCTCGGCGATGCGCCGCAGGGCCTCGCCGAGGTTCGTCGCCCCGCACACGAACGGCACCGTGAACCGGTGCTTGTCGATGTGGTGGGCCTCGTCGGCGGGGGTGAGGACCTCGGACTCGTCGACGTAGTCGACGCCGATGGCCTGGAGCACCTGCGCCTCGACGAAGTGGCCGATGCGGGCCTTGGCCATGACGGGGATCGACACGGCCGCCATGATCTCTTCGATCATGGCCGGGTCGCTCATCCGGGCGACGCCGCCGTCGGCGCGGATGTCGGCGGGCACCCGCTCGAGGGCCATGACCGCGACCGCGCCGGCCTCCTCGGCGACGCGCGCGTGGTCGGCGGTGACGACGTCCATGATGACCCCGCCCTTGAGCATGTCGGCGAGGCCCCGCTTGACGGTTGACGAGCCGCGAAGCTGCGGCCCCGACTGCTTGTCGTCCATTACTGCCGAGCCTACCCGCCGGCGGGGGTGGTGGCGACGGTGACGCTGCCCGCGTTCGGGACCAGCTCGACCCAGGTGCGCCCGGGGCTCAAGGGGAGGGGCTGGCCCTCCGGGGTCAGCCATTCGAAGTGGCTGTCCGGCGCGGTCTTGCGCCATCGCGCGGGGAAGCTGCGCCCGTCGCGGAGGATGGTGGCGTCACCCTCGCCGATGGCGTTCACCTCGGGGACGGGGTTGCCGCCCGCGTCGACGCCGGCGCCGTCGAAGGCGCTCACCCGCGCGATGACGACGGTGTCGGCCGACAGCTGCTCGCCGTCGGCGCGGGTGTGCGGGCCGCCCTCCTGGCTGCGCACCCACGCGTTCTGGCCGGCATCCCAGTCCCACGCCGCCGCGTAGAACGGGCTGTAGACGAGCTGCGCCGCGCTCGCCTCCTGCCCGCCCTCCAGCGGGGCGGCGTCGAACGGCCACGGGGCGGTGGCCGGCGGGAGGTCGCCCGCCGCGTTGGCCAGCGCCACGGTCGAAGCCATGAGGTTGTGCGGCGACGGCCGGTTGCGGTCGCGGGTGAACGCCTCAGCCTGGCCCTCCTCGTAGACGAGCAGCCCCGCGCCACGCAGCTCCACGTAGGTCGGTCCGGCCGCGCCGGAGATGCCGAAGACGGGCGAGAAGGCCGGGAGGATCTGCGCGTCGACGTCCCTGCCCGAGCGCACCGGCCCGGCCTCCTCGGGCAGGGCGCTGTGGTAGAGGGCGATGAACCGGGTGGTGCCGCCCTCGACGACCTCGGTGAACAGGATGTCGGCCACCTCGAGCGCGAGCTGCGGGCGGGCCATCGGCGCGTTGTCGACCTTGAGGGCCACGACGGGGCGCTGGAGCACGCCCGGGTCGTCGACCTCGACCCCCGTAAGCGGCGCGACGATCGG
Protein-coding sequences here:
- a CDS encoding DUF3048 domain-containing protein, with the protein product MRRAPAAAAFAAVATVLAIGLTGCQGTDPTAGGPDDPPAAPTPDEPIVAPLTGVEVDDPGVLQRPVVALKVDNAPMARPQLALEVADILFTEVVEGGTTRFIALYHSALPEEAGPVRSGRDVDAQILPAFSPVFGISGAAGPTYVELRGAGLLVYEEGQAEAFTRDRNRPSPHNLMASTVALANAAGDLPPATAPWPFDAAPLEGGQEASAAQLVYSPFYAAAWDWDAGQNAWVRSQEGGPHTRADGEQLSADTVVIARVSAFDGAGVDAGGNPVPEVNAIGEGDATILRDGRSFPARWRKTAPDSHFEWLTPEGQPLPLSPGRTWVELVPNAGSVTVATTPAGG
- the pdxS gene encoding pyridoxal 5'-phosphate synthase lyase subunit PdxS, which translates into the protein MDDKQSGPQLRGSSTVKRGLADMLKGGVIMDVVTADHARVAEEAGAVAVMALERVPADIRADGGVARMSDPAMIEEIMAAVSIPVMAKARIGHFVEAQVLQAIGVDYVDESEVLTPADEAHHIDKHRFTVPFVCGATNLGEALRRIAEGAAMVRSKGEAGTGNVVEAVRHMRSITGGIRRLAGLSEEERYAEARDLRAPVELVTEVAETGKLPVVLFTAGGIATPADAALMMQLGADGVFVGSGIFKSGDPARRARAIVEATTYFTDPDVVAKVSRDLGEAMVGLTDPGVALAERGW